The DNA sequence GCCTGGGCTCGGGTGGCCGGGCTCATCCACTCCAGCTCGTCGATGGCCTCGCGGTACGCCTCCACCAGGTTCTTCACCAGCTGCTCCATCCGCGCCTTGGACTCGGCGGGAAAGTGCCGCTGCACGTACAGCTCGCCCACGGCCTCGCCCAGCGAGCCCTCTACCACGTCCACGCCGCTCTTCCAGCGCAGGGGCTGCTGCTGCACGCCGCTCAGCACGCCGCTGCGGAAGGCGAAGCGCGCGTCGCGGAACTCGCGGCTCAGGTAGGGCGCCGCGCCGTCGACCAGCTTGAACACCAGGTAGCTCTGGATGTCCTGCACCGGCGTGGCCGCCAGCACGCGGTCCATCCCGGCGAAGTAGTCCGGCTGGCGCACCACGACGGTGTCCACGCCGTTCATTCCCGCGGCACGAAGGTACTCCGCCCAGCGGAAGCCGGGGGTGGTGGCCTGCAGCGCCGTGAGCGCCGTGGGATTGTACGTGGCGTTCGCGTCGCGGTTGCGGGTGCGGTCCCACTGCACGCGCGCCAACTCCGTCTCGAAGGCCACCACGCGCCGCGCGGCGTCGGCCGCGTTGGCGGTGCCCGCAAGCTCCAGCATCCGCTGCACGTACGCCGTGTACGACTGGCGGATGGCCCCGAAGCGCTCGTTCTGCGTCAGGTAGTAGTCGCGGTCGGGAAGCCCCAGCCCGGACTGGCCGACGCTCACCACGTAGCGGCTGGAGTTGCCGCGGTCCTGGCTTACGCCGGCGCCCAACGGAGTCCCCACGCCCTGGCGCGCCATGCGGGCGAAGGTCTCGGGGAGCTGCCCGCGGTCGCGGATGGCGCGGATGGAGGCCAGCTGTTCGTTGAGCGGGGTGATGCCCAGCTGGTCGATGCGGACGGTGTCCATGAAGCTGCCGTACAGGTCGCCCACCTTGCGCGCGGTGGAGCCGGCCGGGTGCGACCCCGCGGCCGCCTCTTCGATGATGGCGCGGATGGCGGCCTGCGACTGGTCGCGAAGCTCCACAAAGCTGCCGGTGCTGGCGCGGTCGCCCGCGATCTCGGTGCGGGCCAGCCAGCCGCCGTTCGCGAACTGGAAGAAGTCGTCCTGCGGACGAACGGAGCGGTCGAAGCCCGCCGTGTCTACGCCGAGCCCCAGCGTGGGCGAGGGCTGAACGGGCGAGGAGGGCGCGCAGGCGCCCAAGACGGCGGCGGCCAATGCAGCCGCTGCGTGTAAACGAACTTTTCCGGACATGCGTCTCCCGGGGAGTGGTGGTGCAGGAAGCGCATTGATACCGACTTATGG is a window from the Longimicrobium sp. genome containing:
- a CDS encoding M13 family metallopeptidase, which codes for MSGKVRLHAAAALAAAVLGACAPSSPVQPSPTLGLGVDTAGFDRSVRPQDDFFQFANGGWLARTEIAGDRASTGSFVELRDQSQAAIRAIIEEAAAGSHPAGSTARKVGDLYGSFMDTVRIDQLGITPLNEQLASIRAIRDRGQLPETFARMARQGVGTPLGAGVSQDRGNSSRYVVSVGQSGLGLPDRDYYLTQNERFGAIRQSYTAYVQRMLELAGTANAADAARRVVAFETELARVQWDRTRNRDANATYNPTALTALQATTPGFRWAEYLRAAGMNGVDTVVVRQPDYFAGMDRVLAATPVQDIQSYLVFKLVDGAAPYLSREFRDARFAFRSGVLSGVQQQPLRWKSGVDVVEGSLGEAVGELYVQRHFPAESKARMEQLVKNLVEAYREAIDELEWMSPATRAQAQEKLANFSVKIGYPEKWRDYSALEIRPGDLMGNIRRAQEFGYNRMINRLGQPVDRAEWGMTPQTVNAYYNPTNNEIVFPAAILQPPFFDPNADDAVNYGGIGGVIGHEISHGFDDQGRKSDGAGNLRDWWTAADASAFEQRAGMLSQQYGAYEPLEGARVNGQLTLGENIGDLSGLAIAHRAYRRSLNGGQAPVIAGFTGDQRFFLGWAQVWRTKYRDQALRQQLLTDPHSPGMYRTNGVLVNLPAFYEAFNVKPGDRMYVAPEKRVRIW